A part of Saccharomonospora amisosensis genomic DNA contains:
- a CDS encoding response regulator — MSEPEIRVLLVDDEPLVRTGLRAILDFEPGLTVVGEVADGALVPDSVARLRPDIVLMDVRMPKVDGIRATEHLMSTSDDPPKVIVVTTFENDDYVYDALRVGASGFLLKRAAPEEIVAAVRTVHSGESLLFPAAIRRLAARHSRAGDALRGSGLTEREAEVLRLMAAGLSNSEIAQRLFLGVQTVKTHVGNVLAKLGARDRTQAVIAAFESGFVSPHESGA, encoded by the coding sequence ATGAGCGAACCCGAAATCCGGGTGCTGCTCGTCGACGACGAGCCGCTGGTGCGCACCGGGCTACGAGCGATACTGGATTTCGAACCCGGTCTCACCGTGGTGGGCGAGGTGGCCGACGGTGCTCTGGTGCCGGACTCGGTGGCAAGGCTGCGACCCGACATCGTGCTCATGGATGTGCGGATGCCGAAGGTGGACGGGATCAGGGCTACCGAGCATCTGATGTCCACATCGGACGATCCACCGAAGGTGATCGTGGTGACCACCTTCGAGAACGACGACTACGTCTACGACGCGTTGCGCGTCGGCGCGAGTGGGTTCCTGCTCAAGCGCGCGGCCCCGGAGGAGATCGTGGCCGCGGTGCGCACCGTGCACTCGGGCGAGTCGCTGCTGTTTCCCGCCGCGATCCGGCGGTTGGCCGCCCGGCACTCCCGTGCGGGTGACGCGCTTCGCGGCAGCGGCCTCACCGAGCGCGAGGCCGAGGTGTTGCGGCTGATGGCGGCGGGGCTGTCCAACTCCGAGATCGCGCAGCGGCTGTTCCTGGGAGTGCAGACGGTCAAGACCCACGTCGGCAATGTGCTGGCCAAGCTGGGCGCCAGGGATCGCACGCAGGCGGTCATCGCGGCTTTCGAGTCAGGGTTCGTGTCACCGCACGAGAGCGGCGCGTAG
- a CDS encoding lycopene cyclase family protein gives MVDVLVIGGGPAGRALAACCVRAGLSTALLDPEPGKSWPNTYAVWRDEVPDLPAEAIAARPRGTLAAGRSCSWLDREYLVVDNAGLRRWLSDDRVQQVAGTSTRVVNRPHDCVVHLSGGGTLTAGIAVDARGARPEGGGTEQTAFGVVLPASQAVRIVPGDTAVFMDWRAATAVDPSFLYAVPLGNGRVLVEETSLAARPGVSLSALSARLHKRLEVAGIDARGLPRERVRIPLDLPLPRRGRTVPFGAAAALVHPATGYSIAASLTLAPRVAEAIGEHLHSGPRAAARAAHAALWPARAVAVHAMRRYALRSLRRLPPQQVPDFFDQFFALPPHSQRAFTSAREDPAAVAAAMARLFAAAPWRLRAALVR, from the coding sequence GTGGTGGACGTCCTGGTCATCGGCGGTGGCCCGGCGGGAAGGGCGCTGGCCGCCTGCTGCGTCCGTGCCGGGCTCAGCACCGCGCTGCTCGACCCGGAACCAGGGAAGTCGTGGCCGAACACCTACGCGGTGTGGCGCGACGAGGTGCCTGACCTGCCCGCCGAGGCGATCGCCGCACGACCGCGCGGCACGCTCGCCGCCGGGCGCTCGTGCAGCTGGCTCGATCGCGAGTACCTGGTCGTGGACAACGCCGGGCTGCGCCGCTGGCTCAGCGACGACCGCGTGCAGCAGGTGGCTGGCACCAGCACCCGCGTCGTCAACCGGCCGCACGACTGCGTCGTCCACCTCAGCGGCGGCGGCACGCTCACCGCGGGCATCGCCGTCGACGCCCGCGGCGCGCGACCGGAAGGTGGTGGCACGGAGCAGACCGCGTTCGGGGTGGTGCTGCCTGCCTCCCAGGCGGTGCGGATCGTGCCCGGCGACACCGCGGTGTTCATGGACTGGCGGGCGGCGACCGCGGTCGATCCGAGCTTCCTCTACGCGGTACCGCTCGGTAACGGCCGCGTGCTGGTGGAGGAGACCTCGCTGGCGGCACGGCCCGGAGTGTCGCTCTCGGCGCTCTCGGCCAGGCTCCACAAGCGACTCGAAGTCGCCGGAATCGACGCGCGCGGGCTACCTCGGGAACGGGTTCGGATACCGCTCGACCTCCCGCTGCCCCGGCGCGGCCGTACCGTGCCGTTCGGGGCCGCCGCAGCACTCGTGCACCCGGCGACCGGTTACAGCATCGCCGCCTCCCTGACGCTGGCCCCACGCGTGGCCGAAGCCATCGGCGAGCACCTGCACAGCGGTCCTCGGGCAGCCGCGAGAGCGGCCCATGCGGCACTGTGGCCCGCCAGAGCGGTCGCCGTGCACGCCATGCGCCGCTACGCGCTGCGCTCGCTACGACGGCTTCCGCCCCAGCAGGTGCCGGACTTCTTCGATCAGTTCTTCGCCCTGCCACCACACAGTCAACGCGCCTTCACCTCCGCCCGCGAGGACCCGGCCGCGGTGGCGGCGGCGATGGCGCGGCTGTTCGCCGCCGCGCCGTGGCGGCTACGCGCCGCTCTCGTGCGGTGA
- a CDS encoding deoxyguanosinetriphosphate triphosphohydrolase family protein, giving the protein MDTQPDPRSRRRDEAAESGGFADLAGSPFRVDRDRIVASPFFARLAGVTQVVNASGSALLHNRLTHSLKVAQVARAIAERVTATDDSGQVAAKLGGCDPDVAEAAALGHDLGHPPFGHLGEQVLDRIARHRYGLADGFEGNAQTFRIVTTTEVGGPTPEGLNLTAATRAALLKYPWARLHFPTPHPAAMDVPPRGAAEPEESPGTGSAKFSAYSTELDDLRQGRAPFADRVEVWQQTVEASVMDLADDIAYAIHDLQDFHRIGVLQHASVATELGQWRATMGELAELPAAELLDQHRKPGRSLEYLRRRMHAKDGWVTDDEAFAAAVAKVRGELVDELLAIPFDGSIEAEQATARFSARWTARLVNGVLVTTAPPTRTGHVTLRPAQWHEVQVLKFVHRRFVLQRPDLALHQRGQATLLAQLVDALDAWLADRDEAHRLPRRLHDLVELAHAEYSGLARVAPELLIGATGEPVRGTDAVRGLARGRAVIDFVASLTDRQAASMLDAISGRSEQPWSEPSVL; this is encoded by the coding sequence ATGGATACGCAGCCGGACCCGCGTTCACGCAGGCGGGACGAGGCAGCCGAATCGGGCGGGTTCGCCGACCTGGCGGGCAGCCCGTTCCGGGTGGACAGGGACCGCATCGTCGCGTCACCGTTCTTCGCCCGGCTGGCCGGGGTGACACAGGTGGTCAACGCCAGCGGGTCCGCGCTGCTGCACAACCGGCTTACCCACAGCCTCAAGGTGGCGCAGGTGGCAAGGGCCATCGCCGAGCGGGTCACCGCCACCGACGATTCCGGGCAGGTCGCGGCCAAGCTGGGCGGCTGCGACCCCGATGTGGCCGAGGCCGCCGCGCTGGGCCACGACCTCGGCCATCCGCCGTTCGGTCACCTCGGTGAGCAGGTGCTCGACCGCATCGCGCGGCACCGGTACGGCCTCGCGGACGGGTTCGAGGGCAACGCGCAGACTTTCCGGATCGTCACCACCACCGAGGTCGGCGGCCCCACACCCGAGGGACTGAACCTGACGGCGGCAACCCGGGCCGCGCTGCTGAAATACCCGTGGGCGAGGCTGCACTTCCCCACTCCGCACCCGGCTGCCATGGACGTGCCGCCCCGAGGAGCCGCCGAGCCGGAGGAGTCGCCCGGCACCGGGTCGGCCAAGTTCTCCGCCTACTCCACCGAGCTGGACGACCTGCGACAGGGCAGGGCGCCGTTCGCCGACCGGGTGGAGGTCTGGCAGCAGACCGTTGAGGCCTCCGTGATGGATCTGGCCGACGACATCGCCTACGCGATCCATGACCTGCAAGACTTTCACCGCATCGGGGTGTTGCAGCACGCCTCGGTGGCCACCGAACTCGGCCAGTGGCGGGCCACGATGGGGGAGCTGGCCGAGCTGCCCGCCGCCGAACTGCTCGACCAGCACCGAAAGCCGGGCAGGTCACTGGAGTACCTGCGACGCCGGATGCACGCCAAGGACGGCTGGGTGACCGATGACGAGGCGTTCGCCGCCGCGGTGGCCAAGGTGCGTGGTGAACTCGTCGACGAGTTGCTCGCGATTCCGTTCGACGGCTCGATCGAGGCGGAGCAGGCGACGGCGCGGTTCTCCGCACGGTGGACGGCGCGGCTGGTGAACGGTGTGCTGGTGACCACGGCGCCGCCGACACGCACCGGGCACGTGACGTTGCGACCCGCCCAGTGGCACGAGGTGCAGGTGCTGAAGTTCGTGCACCGGCGGTTCGTGCTGCAACGGCCGGACCTGGCGTTGCACCAGCGGGGGCAGGCCACGTTGCTGGCGCAGTTGGTGGACGCTCTAGACGCGTGGCTGGCCGACCGTGACGAGGCACACCGGCTGCCCCGCAGGCTGCACGACCTGGTGGAACTCGCGCACGCCGAGTACAGCGGCCTCGCCCGCGTCGCTCCCGAACTGCTGATCGGAGCGACCGGTGAGCCGGTACGCGGCACCGACGCGGTGCGGGGCCTCGCGCGCGGCAGGGCAGTCATCGACTTCGTGGCGTCGCTGACGGACCGGCAGGCGGCGAGCATGCTCGACGCGATCTCCGGCCGCTCCGAACAGCCGTGGTCGGAACCCTCGGTGCTGTAG
- a CDS encoding acVLRF1 family peptidyl-tRNA hydrolase, giving the protein MARIRQAPGGGRIVEVEAERLAGWFERFAERNGGVRRTRLGRHEVTVTAGNGTTATVAVPFGPLEGIESDTTVDGLAVGALMEHVRKPRRVGLLLVRLGGHSVGVAEAGEVVRSRTDRHLVHGRSAAGGWSQQRFARRRSGQARQALRSAADDAAEVLAPRVRELDAVVLGGDRRALDELRTDPRLAEVFALAEPRVLEVARPRRSVLDEAARRAHAVEVLLR; this is encoded by the coding sequence ATGGCACGTATCAGGCAGGCACCCGGCGGGGGCCGCATCGTCGAGGTCGAGGCGGAGCGGCTCGCGGGCTGGTTCGAGCGCTTCGCCGAACGCAACGGTGGCGTACGGCGGACCCGGCTGGGTCGGCACGAGGTGACGGTGACGGCAGGCAACGGCACGACCGCCACGGTGGCGGTGCCGTTCGGCCCGCTGGAAGGTATCGAGAGTGACACGACGGTCGACGGCCTCGCCGTGGGCGCGCTGATGGAACACGTTCGCAAGCCGAGGCGGGTCGGGCTGCTACTGGTGCGGCTCGGCGGGCACAGTGTCGGCGTGGCCGAGGCTGGGGAAGTGGTGCGCTCGCGTACCGACCGGCACCTCGTGCACGGCCGCAGCGCCGCGGGCGGTTGGTCGCAGCAACGGTTCGCCAGACGCAGGAGCGGGCAGGCGCGGCAGGCGTTGCGCTCCGCCGCGGACGACGCGGCCGAGGTGCTGGCGCCCAGGGTCCGGGAGCTGGACGCGGTGGTGCTCGGCGGCGACCGCAGGGCGTTGGACGAACTGCGTACCGACCCGCGGCTGGCGGAGGTGTTCGCGCTGGCCGAGCCGAGAGTGCTCGAGGTCGCGCGACCACGGCGTAGCGTGCTCGACGAGGCCGCCCGCAGGGCGCACGCGGTGGAGGTCCTCCTGAGGTGA
- a CDS encoding ABC-F family ATP-binding cassette domain-containing protein, whose product MITASGLELRAGSRTLLGQTTLRVQPGDRIGLVGRNGAGKTTTLRVLAGEGEPYTGDVRHTGEIGYLPQDPREGDLSVAAKDRVLSARGLDVLLRDMEKAQNAMAELVDDAARDRAVRRYGRLEERFSSLGGYAAESEAARICANLGLEERVLPQPLHTLSGGQRRRIELARILFAASEAGAGGRSGTTLLLDEPTNHLDADSINWLRGFLKAHEGGLVVISHDVDLLDEVVNKVWFLDATRAELDGYNMNWKRYLDARATDEKRRRRERANAEKKAAALQQQAAKLGAKATKAVAAKNMARRAEQMLANLDEERRADRVARITFPSPASCGRTPLTAEGLSKSYGSLEIFTGVDLAIDRGSKVVVLGLNGAGKTTLLRLLGGLEKPDTGKVVAGHGLRLGYYAQEHETLDHEASVWENIRHLAPDAGAQELRNLLGSFLFSGEQLDQPAGTLSGGEKTRLALAGLVSSAANVLLLDEPTNNLDPASRAQVLDALRSYGGAVVLVTHDPGAVDALEPERVILLPDGTEDHWSDEYRELVQLA is encoded by the coding sequence TTGATCACGGCCAGCGGCCTCGAACTGCGCGCGGGTTCGCGCACCCTGTTGGGTCAAACCACACTGCGAGTACAGCCCGGCGACCGGATCGGCCTCGTCGGCCGCAACGGCGCGGGCAAGACCACGACACTGCGGGTGCTGGCGGGCGAGGGCGAGCCCTACACGGGTGATGTGCGGCACACCGGCGAGATCGGTTACCTGCCACAGGACCCGAGAGAGGGCGACCTTTCGGTGGCGGCCAAGGACCGGGTGCTTTCGGCACGCGGTCTCGACGTGCTGCTGCGCGACATGGAAAAGGCGCAGAACGCCATGGCCGAACTTGTCGACGACGCGGCACGTGACCGCGCCGTTCGCCGCTACGGCAGGCTGGAGGAGCGGTTCTCCTCGCTCGGAGGCTACGCGGCCGAAAGCGAGGCCGCGCGGATCTGCGCGAACCTGGGCCTGGAGGAACGGGTGTTGCCGCAGCCGCTGCACACCCTGTCGGGAGGCCAGCGCCGCCGTATCGAGCTGGCACGCATCCTGTTCGCCGCCTCGGAGGCGGGCGCAGGCGGCAGGTCCGGCACGACGCTGCTGCTCGACGAGCCGACCAACCACCTCGACGCCGACTCGATCAACTGGTTGCGCGGCTTCCTGAAGGCACACGAGGGCGGTCTCGTGGTGATCAGCCACGACGTGGACCTGCTGGACGAGGTCGTCAACAAGGTGTGGTTCCTCGACGCGACGAGAGCCGAGCTCGACGGCTACAACATGAACTGGAAGCGTTACCTCGACGCTCGCGCCACCGACGAGAAGCGCAGGCGGCGGGAACGCGCGAACGCCGAGAAGAAGGCGGCCGCGCTGCAACAGCAGGCGGCGAAACTGGGCGCCAAGGCGACGAAGGCGGTCGCCGCGAAGAACATGGCCCGCAGGGCGGAGCAGATGCTGGCGAACCTGGACGAGGAGCGGCGGGCGGACAGGGTCGCGCGGATCACCTTCCCCTCACCTGCCTCCTGCGGCAGGACACCGCTGACGGCGGAAGGGCTTTCGAAGTCCTACGGTTCGCTGGAGATCTTCACCGGTGTGGATCTGGCGATCGACCGCGGCTCCAAAGTCGTCGTGCTCGGGCTCAACGGTGCCGGAAAGACGACATTGCTGCGGTTGCTCGGGGGACTGGAGAAACCGGACACCGGAAAGGTGGTGGCCGGTCACGGGCTGCGGCTGGGCTATTACGCGCAGGAGCACGAGACGCTCGATCACGAAGCGAGCGTGTGGGAGAACATCCGTCATCTCGCACCGGATGCCGGTGCGCAGGAACTGCGCAACCTGCTGGGGTCTTTCCTGTTTTCCGGCGAGCAACTGGACCAGCCCGCCGGGACGTTGTCGGGTGGGGAGAAGACCCGGCTCGCGCTCGCGGGGTTGGTGTCCAGTGCGGCGAACGTGTTGCTGCTGGACGAACCGACCAACAACCTCGACCCGGCGAGCAGGGCGCAGGTGCTGGACGCCTTGCGCAGCTACGGCGGTGCCGTGGTGCTTGTGACACACGATCCCGGTGCCGTCGATGCGCTCGAACCCGAACGGGTGATCCTTTTGCCTGACGGTACCGAAGACCACTGGTCCGACGAATATCGCGAACTCGTACAGCTCGCCTGA
- a CDS encoding helix-turn-helix domain-containing protein, producing the protein MADLKKGARITGNTRDKLAADLKKKYEKGASIRALAESTGRSYGFVHRVLSESGVQLRGRGGATRVKKK; encoded by the coding sequence GTGGCAGACCTGAAGAAGGGTGCGCGCATCACCGGAAACACGCGAGACAAGTTGGCCGCTGACCTGAAGAAGAAATACGAGAAGGGGGCGAGCATCCGGGCCCTGGCGGAGTCGACGGGCCGTTCCTACGGCTTCGTGCACCGGGTGCTGTCGGAGTCCGGCGTTCAGCTTCGGGGACGCGGCGGAGCGACGCGCGTCAAGAAGAAGTAA
- a CDS encoding glycosyltransferase 87 family protein, with protein sequence MGTQAIIDRARRVLAIGPLRVDAVLYLVCTGYALVLALTDRHFGFRVWAAFAVAAYGLALAHTCWLTFSRGVRPGWWRSRWVSVAVVGVVGMLAPLITLVVRRLSGGDWTASPGAWNAQPEVWVIERSARLLLESGTPYADLATLGHPPGSYDYTPYGPVMALFGLPRALLGGTPVGDALTDVRLVFALVALLSVVATLRLLGKPAVPVRAAQLAVAFPLTALTFATAGPDLAIAALLVLACALAAIDRPGQSAILLGLVTAAKLIVLPAAVVLAFLVATRLGGRALARFALLFTAVFAAVQLPALLVAPHTFFEHVIRFPAGLAAVSSPAASPLPGHLIASTGAAGKVAAYVLLAAAALAILLWLVRKPPHSGADALLRIAVGLGTFTMLTPATRFGYLVYCTITLGALLVFRHRATPHPATPSVVEPDPGATSGRVGLTSS encoded by the coding sequence ATGGGGACACAGGCGATCATCGACCGGGCACGCCGGGTCCTGGCGATAGGCCCGCTACGGGTGGACGCCGTCCTCTACCTCGTCTGCACCGGTTACGCGCTGGTGCTGGCGCTGACCGACCGGCATTTCGGCTTCCGCGTGTGGGCGGCCTTCGCCGTGGCCGCATACGGCCTCGCGCTGGCGCACACCTGCTGGCTGACCTTCTCCCGAGGAGTTCGGCCGGGCTGGTGGCGGTCGCGCTGGGTGAGCGTCGCGGTGGTCGGCGTCGTCGGGATGCTCGCACCACTGATCACGCTGGTGGTGCGCAGGTTGTCCGGCGGCGACTGGACCGCCTCACCGGGGGCTTGGAACGCCCAGCCCGAGGTATGGGTGATCGAGCGCTCGGCCCGACTGTTGCTGGAATCGGGAACGCCCTATGCCGATCTCGCGACGCTGGGTCACCCGCCCGGCAGCTACGACTACACTCCGTACGGCCCCGTGATGGCGTTGTTCGGCCTGCCGAGGGCCCTGCTGGGTGGCACGCCCGTCGGCGACGCGCTCACCGACGTCCGGCTGGTGTTCGCGCTGGTGGCGCTGCTGAGCGTGGTGGCGACACTGCGGCTGCTCGGCAAACCCGCGGTACCGGTGCGCGCGGCACAACTCGCCGTGGCTTTCCCGCTCACGGCGTTGACGTTCGCCACCGCAGGCCCGGATCTGGCGATCGCCGCGCTGCTCGTGCTCGCCTGCGCGCTGGCCGCGATCGATCGGCCCGGGCAGTCGGCGATACTGCTCGGACTGGTGACCGCGGCCAAGCTCATCGTGCTACCCGCGGCGGTGGTGCTCGCCTTCCTCGTCGCGACCAGGCTGGGTGGCCGTGCACTGGCGCGATTCGCCCTGCTGTTCACCGCCGTGTTCGCGGCGGTGCAACTGCCCGCGCTGCTCGTGGCTCCGCACACCTTCTTCGAGCACGTCATCCGGTTTCCCGCCGGCCTGGCGGCGGTGAGTTCTCCTGCCGCGAGCCCGCTACCGGGACACCTCATCGCGAGTACCGGCGCCGCCGGAAAGGTGGCCGCCTACGTGCTGCTCGCTGCCGCGGCACTGGCGATCCTGCTGTGGCTGGTGCGCAAGCCACCGCACAGCGGCGCGGACGCGCTGCTACGCATCGCGGTCGGCCTCGGCACCTTCACGATGCTCACACCGGCCACGAGGTTCGGCTATCTGGTGTACTGCACGATCACGCTCGGCGCGCTGCTGGTGTTTCGACACCGGGCCACGCCACACCCGGCTACGCCCTCGGTCGTGGAGCCCGATCCGGGCGCCACCAGTGGGCGTGTCGGGCTTACTTCTTCTTGA
- a CDS encoding ABC transporter ATP-binding protein: MDNTWSLLSGAMRSADAPKGLRRGTVRRVARFARPHWPRLLIFLGLTVVAAVLAVSTPLLAGRVVDAIVNGSAASTVIVLALVIAAIAIADAGIGLAERWQSARIGEGLIFDLRRAVFEHVQRMPIAFFTRTRTGALVSRLNNDVIGAQRTFTATLSGLVTNVIQLVLSLAVMVTLSWQVTLLALVLLPVFVLPARRIGRRMAQLQRESATLNASMTTQMTERFSAPGATLVKLFGRPKVEAEEFSGRAGRVRDIGVRTAMLTRWFMTSLTLVSALAQALVYGLGGWLALRGSLDAGTVVALALLLTRLYTPLTALANVRVDVMTAFVSFERIFEVLDVDPMIKERPDPVPLPEAGVSVEFADVRFSYPSAEKYSLASLEEVATVDSRGGEEVLHGVSFVAEPGQMVALVGSSGAGKSTIASLVPRLYDADSGAVRLSGVDVSELSFETLRRTVGVVTQDGHLFHDTIRANLTYAAPEATEDEIWNALQRSRLATLVRSLPDGLDTIVGERGYRFSGGERQRLTIARLLLAQPRVVVLDEATSHLDSESEVAVGAALTDALHGRTALVIAHRLSTVRAADQILVVEAGRIVERGTHEQLLAVGGRYAELYRTQFAQNEPAAA, encoded by the coding sequence GTGGACAACACATGGTCGTTGCTCAGCGGTGCGATGAGATCGGCGGACGCGCCGAAAGGGCTGCGGCGCGGAACCGTGCGCAGGGTGGCGCGGTTCGCCCGCCCGCACTGGCCACGGCTGCTGATCTTTCTCGGTCTGACGGTCGTCGCCGCGGTGCTGGCCGTGAGCACACCGTTGCTCGCGGGCAGGGTCGTCGACGCGATCGTGAACGGGTCCGCCGCCTCGACGGTGATCGTGCTGGCACTTGTCATCGCCGCTATCGCGATCGCCGACGCCGGGATCGGGCTCGCCGAGCGCTGGCAGTCGGCGCGCATCGGTGAGGGGCTCATCTTCGATCTGCGCAGGGCGGTCTTCGAGCATGTGCAACGGATGCCGATCGCGTTCTTCACGCGGACGCGCACCGGAGCGCTGGTCAGCAGGCTGAACAACGACGTCATCGGAGCGCAGCGCACCTTCACGGCGACCCTGTCGGGGCTGGTCACCAACGTGATCCAGCTCGTGCTCTCGCTGGCGGTCATGGTGACGTTGTCGTGGCAGGTCACGCTGTTGGCACTGGTGTTGTTGCCGGTGTTCGTGCTGCCCGCGCGCCGCATCGGCAGGCGGATGGCGCAGTTGCAGCGGGAGTCGGCCACTTTGAACGCCTCTATGACCACGCAGATGACCGAGCGGTTCTCCGCGCCTGGCGCCACGCTGGTGAAGCTCTTCGGCAGGCCGAAGGTGGAGGCGGAGGAGTTCTCCGGCCGGGCGGGCAGGGTTCGCGACATCGGTGTGCGCACCGCGATGCTCACTCGCTGGTTCATGACCAGCCTGACGCTGGTCTCGGCACTGGCGCAGGCTCTGGTGTACGGCCTCGGCGGCTGGCTCGCGTTGCGTGGCAGCCTCGACGCGGGCACGGTTGTGGCACTGGCGTTGCTGCTCACCCGGCTCTACACGCCACTGACGGCGCTCGCCAACGTCCGCGTCGACGTGATGACGGCGTTCGTTTCGTTCGAGCGGATCTTCGAGGTGCTCGACGTCGACCCGATGATCAAGGAGCGGCCTGATCCGGTGCCGCTGCCGGAGGCCGGCGTCTCCGTGGAGTTCGCCGACGTTCGGTTCAGTTACCCCTCCGCGGAGAAGTACTCGCTCGCCTCCCTGGAGGAAGTGGCCACTGTGGACAGCCGAGGTGGCGAGGAGGTGCTGCACGGTGTGAGTTTCGTTGCCGAACCAGGGCAGATGGTGGCGCTGGTCGGCTCGTCGGGTGCGGGCAAGTCCACCATCGCGTCGCTGGTTCCCCGGCTCTACGACGCCGACTCCGGCGCGGTTCGACTGTCCGGTGTGGATGTTTCCGAGCTGAGCTTCGAGACGCTGCGCCGCACGGTGGGTGTGGTCACCCAGGACGGGCACCTGTTCCACGACACGATCCGGGCCAACCTGACCTACGCGGCACCGGAGGCGACCGAGGACGAGATCTGGAACGCACTGCAGCGTTCGCGCCTGGCGACGCTGGTGCGCTCGCTGCCGGACGGGCTCGACACCATCGTCGGTGAGCGCGGCTACCGGTTCTCCGGCGGGGAACGTCAGCGGTTGACGATCGCGCGACTGCTGCTGGCGCAGCCGCGGGTGGTGGTGCTGGACGAGGCGACGTCGCACCTTGACTCCGAGTCCGAGGTCGCCGTGGGGGCGGCGCTCACCGACGCGTTGCACGGTCGCACGGCGCTGGTGATCGCGCACCGGCTGTCGACCGTCCGTGCCGCCGACCAGATCCTGGTTGTGGAAGCGGGCAGGATCGTCGAGCGCGGTACCCACGAACAGTTACTGGCCGTGGGTGGACGGTATGCGGAGCTGTACCGGACGCAGTTCGCCCAGAACGAACCCGCGGCGGCGTGA
- a CDS encoding alpha/beta hydrolase produces the protein MAERGGRVPALRVLTPDVPVRAVALVLHGGAQHGLTTVRPWGLAYLRMVALARMLAAAGGRSGLEVCLLRNRVRGWNEPTLHPVLDARWALDRVRVRRPGLPVVLVGHSMGGRVALRIADDPSVAGSCALAPWTPRAEPVEPVTGRSVLIAHGTHDTITPAEDSHDYAVRAAAVAARVARFEIASEGHAMLRRPGPWSRLVADFTLHSAGLGRESDLLARAWAGSGAGRFRVPL, from the coding sequence ATGGCCGAACGCGGTGGGCGGGTGCCCGCGCTGCGGGTGTTGACCCCGGATGTGCCCGTTCGCGCCGTCGCACTCGTGCTACACGGTGGGGCGCAGCACGGCCTGACCACCGTGCGGCCGTGGGGGCTGGCCTACCTGCGCATGGTCGCGCTGGCGCGGATGCTGGCGGCGGCGGGTGGACGGAGTGGGCTGGAGGTGTGCCTGCTGCGCAACCGGGTGCGCGGGTGGAACGAGCCCACCCTGCACCCGGTGCTGGACGCGCGTTGGGCGCTCGACCGCGTCCGGGTCCGGCGGCCGGGGCTACCGGTGGTGCTGGTTGGCCATTCGATGGGCGGCCGTGTCGCGCTGCGGATCGCCGACGATCCCTCGGTGGCGGGTAGTTGCGCGCTGGCGCCGTGGACTCCGCGAGCGGAACCGGTGGAGCCCGTCACCGGGCGCAGCGTGTTGATCGCACACGGAACCCACGACACCATCACGCCTGCGGAGGACTCTCACGACTATGCCGTGCGGGCGGCTGCCGTGGCGGCGCGTGTCGCCCGGTTCGAGATCGCTTCCGAAGGTCACGCCATGCTGCGCAGGCCCGGACCGTGGAGCAGGCTTGTGGCCGACTTCACCCTTCACTCGGCCGGACTGGGCCGGGAGAGCGACCTGCTCGCGCGAGCGTGGGCGGGAAGCGGAGCGGGGCGGTTTCGCGTTCCGCTGTGA